From Butyricimonas paravirosa, one genomic window encodes:
- a CDS encoding DUF4313 domain-containing protein, whose product MEKKYAIILFKGKEYLCGHEDGCHYDVSCPVRTFTEGEDDFKIQESGKNRSERTFRYHGKEFRLVTGFYPNGWPVLSLESPDNGELYTVLTVNLEDSPAFGIPDQAFIDINNNPEAMEFLIRNSLAEDTGYRRKSGWVEYPMAKLNLAELYRLSPESFENQE is encoded by the coding sequence ATGGAAAAGAAATATGCAATCATCCTATTCAAGGGAAAAGAATACCTGTGCGGACACGAAGACGGCTGCCATTACGATGTGTCCTGCCCGGTGAGGACATTCACTGAAGGAGAAGACGACTTCAAAATTCAGGAATCCGGGAAAAACCGGTCTGAAAGGACATTCCGGTACCATGGAAAGGAATTCAGGCTTGTCACCGGCTTCTACCCGAACGGATGGCCGGTTCTGAGTCTGGAATCACCGGACAACGGGGAACTATACACGGTACTTACCGTCAATCTGGAAGACTCTCCGGCATTCGGGATTCCCGACCAGGCATTCATTGACATAAACAACAATCCGGAAGCGATGGAATTCCTCATAAGGAACAGCCTTGCCGAAGATACGGGATACAGACGCAAAAGCGGATGGGTAGAATACCCGATGGCCAAACTGAACCTGGCTGAACTGTACCGGTTGTCACCGGAATCGTTCGAGAACCAAGAATAA
- a CDS encoding LPD29 domain-containing protein — MTYFQNIHSLADLKKEYRRLAMLHHPDKGGDTALMQQVNTEFGKLFEVWKDKPCVSTAPTGYEHDFQGATAKEYTEYVYNEYRWKGHNYTGQSAPEITELVRAWLKETYPRYTFSVRRDGYNSILIRLMKADFEAFTKESGKIQGDINHYNIQTSDSLTDRAKDVMTNVRDFVMSYNFDESDPMTDYFHTNFYLTLGIGSYRQPYRMELPKITGKDNPEAFRHPEGAAHKAIRQALGKARFGFIENRRHIGEMILGEDFYGSQGEHYFWPKEYSSAKTAQKRIGKLEAAGMRCELTGCNGGYIRLLGYTPETESNLERERQEYATAYRTWQSRRNFKTT; from the coding sequence ATGACTTATTTTCAAAACATACACTCTCTGGCGGACCTGAAAAAGGAATACCGCCGTCTGGCAATGCTTCACCACCCGGACAAGGGTGGTGACACTGCCCTCATGCAGCAGGTGAACACCGAATTCGGAAAATTGTTCGAGGTCTGGAAAGACAAGCCCTGCGTTTCCACAGCTCCAACAGGCTACGAACACGACTTTCAGGGTGCCACCGCAAAGGAATACACCGAATATGTGTACAATGAATACCGCTGGAAAGGACACAACTATACCGGACAGTCCGCACCGGAGATCACGGAACTGGTCAGGGCATGGCTCAAGGAAACCTACCCGAGATATACCTTCTCGGTCCGCAGGGACGGATACAATTCAATCCTTATCCGGCTGATGAAAGCAGACTTCGAGGCTTTCACCAAAGAGTCAGGAAAAATACAGGGAGACATCAACCACTACAACATCCAGACATCAGACAGTCTGACCGACCGGGCCAAGGACGTGATGACAAACGTCAGGGATTTTGTGATGTCATACAATTTCGATGAAAGCGACCCCATGACCGACTATTTCCACACCAACTTCTATCTCACGCTCGGAATCGGCAGCTACAGACAGCCGTACCGGATGGAACTGCCGAAAATTACGGGAAAAGACAATCCTGAAGCTTTCAGACATCCCGAAGGAGCGGCACACAAGGCTATACGTCAGGCACTGGGCAAGGCCCGGTTCGGCTTCATCGAGAACCGAAGACATATCGGGGAAATGATACTTGGAGAGGACTTTTACGGCTCACAGGGCGAACATTATTTCTGGCCCAAGGAATATTCGAGTGCGAAGACGGCACAGAAACGCATCGGGAAACTGGAGGCAGCCGGAATGCGCTGCGAACTGACAGGCTGCAACGGCGGATACATACGCCTGCTCGGATATACCCCGGAAACGGAAAGCAATCTGGAACGGGAAAGGCAGGAATATGCCACTGCATACCGCACATGGCAATCAAGGCGGAATTTTAAAACAACTTAA
- a CDS encoding DUF4120 family protein, with translation MKILNEEHFQNVKRYAESIGDTSLQNCLDRLKKWEENPDHPSEISLYYDHAPYSFGFTQRYPDGSIGIVGGLLYHGIPDRSFAVTLEPFHGWQIHT, from the coding sequence ATGAAAATCCTGAATGAAGAACATTTCCAGAATGTAAAGCGTTACGCCGAATCCATCGGTGACACATCACTCCAGAACTGTCTGGATAGACTGAAAAAATGGGAGGAGAATCCAGACCATCCAAGCGAAATCTCGCTCTATTATGACCATGCACCGTACTCGTTCGGCTTCACGCAACGCTATCCCGACGGAAGCATCGGCATCGTAGGCGGTCTGCTCTATCACGGAATACCGGACCGGTCTTTTGCCGTGACACTTGAACCGTTCCACGGATGGCAGATACATACCTGA
- a CDS encoding DUF932 domain-containing protein, with translation MEAMAVLEKQQQFDFQNNGIEVMNFETLQRTYKENDIYGKPVQGIYHYQVLQRMMDICEKYNLDYEVEEIFAAQNRNKTQPGVSILPQVEQTLGEKAVEAHILRRIFATIRIKDWETDELTTTLVVAYHQDGIQAAIGPCVKICHNQCILSPERSICNYGKNKVTTEGVFETVDGWLANFEVNMNEDIARIQRLKRRIVSLEEVYMYIGLLTALRVSHDSSDRNLSSSVETYPLNQSQISIFTEEVLKLVREKGQITAWDLYNVATEIYKPGRTDFPALIPQNGAMAELLLSRLPAEVEIQDAVLVS, from the coding sequence ATGGAAGCAATGGCAGTATTGGAAAAACAACAGCAGTTTGATTTTCAGAACAACGGAATCGAAGTAATGAACTTCGAGACTCTCCAGCGTACCTACAAAGAAAATGACATCTACGGCAAGCCTGTCCAGGGCATCTATCACTACCAGGTCCTGCAGCGTATGATGGACATCTGCGAGAAGTACAACCTCGATTACGAGGTGGAAGAAATCTTCGCGGCACAGAACAGGAACAAGACACAGCCGGGAGTAAGCATTCTCCCGCAGGTGGAACAGACACTTGGTGAAAAAGCAGTGGAAGCGCACATCCTCCGACGCATCTTCGCGACCATCCGGATCAAGGACTGGGAAACGGACGAGCTGACGACTACGCTGGTCGTCGCCTACCATCAGGACGGCATACAAGCGGCCATAGGCCCGTGCGTGAAGATATGCCATAACCAGTGTATCCTATCACCGGAAAGGAGCATCTGCAATTACGGAAAAAACAAGGTGACAACGGAAGGGGTATTCGAAACGGTGGACGGTTGGCTGGCAAACTTCGAGGTGAACATGAACGAGGACATCGCAAGGATTCAGCGGCTGAAACGCAGAATTGTCTCCCTGGAGGAAGTGTATATGTATATCGGGCTGCTGACAGCATTGCGCGTCTCCCATGACAGTTCGGACAGGAACCTGTCATCCTCCGTGGAAACCTACCCGCTGAACCAGAGCCAGATTTCCATCTTCACGGAAGAGGTGCTGAAACTGGTCCGCGAAAAGGGACAAATCACCGCTTGGGACTTGTATAACGTAGCGACTGAGATATATAAGCCGGGCAGAACGGATTTCCCGGCACTGATTCCACAGAATGGGGCAATGGCGGAACTCCTGCTTTCCCGTCTTCCAGCAGAGGTGGAAATACAGGATGCGGTTCTGGTAAGCTGA
- a CDS encoding DUF1848 domain-containing protein has product MTWKKANIIIDGRKMEVPAPDIISASRSTDIPAFYADWFFHRLETGYSVWNNPFNGKKSYISYRNTRFIVFWSKNPKPLLPYLPILKERGIGCYIQFTLNDYEEDGLETGVPPLTERIETFRTLSEILGKEAVIWRFDPLILTDNISVDTLIEKIERVGTEIHNCTEKLVFSFADIDSYRKVKANMTDSGIPYHEWNKEKMEELAGKLTVLNRNRGWNLELATCGENLDFGKYRISHNRCIDGDLIARLAWKDKELMSALGVTIQEMPSPAFFDMNDLPYGAVLLPGNKYFVSNHKKDPGQRASCGCMAAKDIGEYNTCPHLCEYCYANSSKKSAIMNWEMHRQNPMAETITGK; this is encoded by the coding sequence ATGACTTGGAAAAAAGCAAATATCATCATAGACGGCCGAAAGATGGAAGTCCCGGCTCCCGACATCATATCGGCAAGCCGCAGCACGGACATCCCGGCATTTTATGCGGACTGGTTCTTCCATCGGCTCGAAACCGGCTATTCCGTGTGGAACAACCCGTTCAACGGAAAAAAGAGCTATATCTCTTACCGGAATACAAGATTCATAGTGTTCTGGTCGAAAAATCCCAAACCTCTTCTTCCTTATCTGCCGATCCTGAAAGAAAGAGGTATCGGTTGCTATATCCAGTTCACTTTGAATGATTATGAGGAAGACGGACTGGAAACCGGTGTTCCTCCGCTGACAGAACGTATTGAAACATTCAGGACCCTTTCTGAGATATTGGGTAAAGAAGCCGTAATATGGCGGTTCGATCCGCTGATACTCACAGACAACATATCCGTGGATACTCTGATTGAAAAGATCGAACGTGTAGGAACGGAGATACACAATTGTACGGAAAAGCTGGTTTTCAGTTTTGCAGACATAGACTCGTACAGAAAGGTCAAGGCCAACATGACAGACAGCGGAATCCCGTATCATGAATGGAATAAAGAAAAAATGGAGGAACTTGCCGGAAAACTGACGGTACTGAACCGTAACAGAGGATGGAATCTGGAGCTGGCTACCTGCGGCGAAAATCTGGATTTTGGCAAATACAGGATATCCCATAACCGCTGCATCGACGGTGACCTGATAGCACGTCTGGCATGGAAAGACAAGGAACTGATGTCTGCATTGGGAGTCACCATACAGGAAATGCCGTCTCCAGCCTTTTTCGACATGAATGACCTTCCTTACGGTGCTGTGCTTCTACCTGGCAACAAATACTTCGTCAGCAATCACAAAAAGGATCCGGGACAACGTGCCTCATGCGGATGTATGGCAGCCAAGGATATTGGGGAATACAATACCTGCCCTCATCTCTGCGAATACTGCTATGCAAATTCAAGCAAAAAATCGGCAATCATGAACTGGGAAATGCACCGGCAGAACCCTATGGCGGAAACGATAACCGGAAAGTAG
- a CDS encoding glycoside hydrolase family protein produces MGIKANLFAAFFAIICFGSIPLRAENPVKEKQDRFSLAVECIKRFEGWHGEKRHWPYVGYGHKVLPGERLTNDITKEQGDSILRADLRKLCRMFSYLGRDSLIAAVLSYNVGAYRLKGYGKMPKSKLLKKLEAGDRNIYKEYVSFRCYKGKVVPSIERRRKVEYMLLFEE; encoded by the coding sequence ATGGGAATAAAAGCAAATTTGTTTGCGGCGTTTTTCGCCATCATCTGCTTCGGGAGCATACCGTTGCGGGCGGAGAATCCGGTAAAGGAAAAACAGGACAGGTTCAGCCTTGCGGTTGAGTGCATTAAGCGGTTCGAGGGCTGGCATGGAGAAAAAAGACACTGGCCTTATGTCGGGTACGGGCATAAGGTCCTTCCCGGGGAAAGGCTGACCAATGACATTACAAAAGAACAGGGGGATTCAATCCTGAGAGCGGATTTACGCAAGCTGTGCCGTATGTTCAGTTATCTGGGACGTGATTCATTGATTGCCGCTGTTTTGAGCTATAATGTGGGGGCATACCGTCTGAAAGGTTACGGCAAGATGCCCAAAAGCAAATTGTTGAAGAAGCTGGAGGCCGGAGACCGGAATATCTATAAGGAGTATGTTTCTTTCCGGTGTTACAAAGGCAAGGTAGTGCCGAGCATTGAACGGAGAAGGAAGGTGGAATATATGCTGCTCTTCGAAGAGTAA